In Oncorhynchus clarkii lewisi isolate Uvic-CL-2024 chromosome 24, UVic_Ocla_1.0, whole genome shotgun sequence, one DNA window encodes the following:
- the LOC139382441 gene encoding U1 small nuclear ribonucleoprotein A-like has protein sequence MAAPDMRLNHTIYINNLNEKIKKDELKKSLYAIFSQFGQILDILVARSLKMRGQAFVIFKEVNSASNALRSMQGFPFYDKPMRIGYAKGDSDIIAKMKGTYVERDRKKEKRVKGPEAAGAKKGVPGTPVVPMGPGVPTPMPGMPPMSGAPRMMQMPGQPPYMPPPGMMPPPGMGPGGMPPGAMLPGGMMPGQMPHAQVAENPPNHILFLTNLPEETNELMLSMLFNQFPGFKEVRLVPGRHDIAFVEFDNDVQAGAAREALQGFKITQTNAMKISFAKK, from the exons ATGGCTGCTCCGGATATGCGTCTCAACCACACCATATACATCAACAACCTCAACGAGAAGATTAAAAAAGATG AACTGAAGAAGTCGTTGTATGCCATTTTCTCTCAGTTTGGTCAAATCCTTGACATTTTGGTGGCCCGCTCCCTGAAGATGAGGGGTCAGGCCTTTGTCATCTTCAAGGAGGTCAACAGCGCCTCCAATGCCCTGCGTTCCATGCAGGGGTTCCCATTCTATGACAAACCTATG CGTATTGGGTACGCCAAAGGGGATTCTGACATCATCGCTAAAATGAAGGGCACCTATGTGGAGCGCGACCGCAAGAAGGAGAAGAGGGTCAAGGGCCCAGAGGCTGCAGGGGCCAAGAAGGGTGTGCCAGGAACCCCTGTAGTACCCATGGGCCCTGGAGTTCCAACACCCATGCCT gGAATGCCACCCATGAGCGGGGCTCCTCGTATGATGCAAATGCCAGGGCAGCCCCCTTACATGCCCCCGCCAGGGATGATGCCACCTCCTGGGATGGGCCCTGGGGGGATGCCCCCTGGTGCCATGCTTCCGGGTGGGATGATGCCAGGGCAAATGCCCCACGCCCAG GTTGCAGAAAACCCTCCCAACCACATCCTTTTCCTCACCAACCTCCCAGAGGAGACCAACGAGCTCATGCTGTCTATGCTCTTCAACCA GTTCCCTGGGTTCAAAGAGGTGCGTCTGGTACCTGGTCGCCACGACATCGCCTTTGTAGAGTTTGATAATGACGTGCAGGCTGGAGCGGCCAGGGAGGCACTACAGGGCTTCAAGATCACCCAGACCAATGCCATGAAGATCTCATTCGCCAAGAAATAA